The following are encoded in a window of Gymnogyps californianus isolate 813 unplaced genomic scaffold, ASM1813914v2 HiC_scaffold_32, whole genome shotgun sequence genomic DNA:
- the STAC3 gene encoding SH3 and cysteine-rich domain-containing protein 3 isoform X1, protein MTEKEVPEPPASPASGGKPKSRLQKLKQLFQRKPKEETAPEPQPNGELVSPSGGPIYYIYEEEEEEEEEEEPEPPPEPQKLVNDKPHKFKDHYFKKPKFCDVCARMIVLNNKFGLRCKNCKTNIHHHCQSYVEMQRCFGKIPPGFRRAYSSPLYSDQQYACVKELLSANRSDPVFETLRTGVIMANKERKKGQDDKKNPLAAMMDEEPEATKPEGGKTEGGTSEGDKKTEKSPTDDKNKKPQPGIRGGYLQSHYFVALYRFKALEKDDLDFPPGEKITVVDDSNEEWWRGKIGEKIGYFPPNFIIRVRAGERVHKVTRSFVGNREIGQITLKKDQIVVQKGEEVNGYVKVYTGRKVGLFPVDFLQEI, encoded by the exons ATGACAGAGAAGGAAGTGCCAGAGCCACCAGCTTCACCTGCTTCAGGTGGGAAACCCAAGAGCCGG ctaCAGAAGCTGAAGCAACTTTTCCAGCGAAAGCCCAAGGAGGAGACAGCGCCAGAGCCGCAGCCCAATGGGGAGCTGGTCAGCCCCTCAGGGGGACCCATCTACTACATctatgaggaggaggaagaggaggaagaggaggaggagcctGAGCCCCCTCCCGAGCCCCAGAAACTTGTCAATGACAAACCCCACAAGTTCAAAGATCATTACTTCAAAAAGCCCAAGTTCTGTGATGTTTGTGCCCGCATGATTGTCC tcaACAACAAATTTGGCCTGAGGTGCAAGAACTGCAAAACCAACATCCACCACCACTGCCAGTCCTACGTGGAGATGCAGCGCTGCTTCGGCAAAATC ccccCAGGGTTTCGCCGGGCGTACAGCTCACCCCTCTACAGTGACCAGCAATATGCCTGCGTCAAGGAGCTGCTCT cagccaacaGGAGCGACCCTGTGTTTGAGACCCTGCGGACAGGCGTCATTATGGCCAACAAGGAGCGCAAGAAAGGGCAGGATGACAAGAAAAAC CCTTTGGCTGCTATGATGGATGAGGAACCAGAGGCCACGAAGCCAGAAGGGGGCAAAACCGAAGGCG GCACCTCTGAAGGGGACAAGAAGACTGAGAAGAGCCCAACAGATGACAAG aaCAAGAAGCCACAGCCAGGGATTCGTGGTGGCTATCTGCAGTCTCACTATTTTGTGGCACTTTATCGCTTCAAAGCCCTGGAGAAAGATGACCTGGATTTCCC GCCAGGGGAGAAGATCACGGTGGTTGATGACTCCAATGAGGAGTGGTGGCGG GGGAAGATTGGTGAAAAAATTGGCTACTTCCCTCCAAACTTCATCATCCGTGTGCGGGCAGGCGAGCGGGTGCACAAGGTGACACGCTCCTTCGTGGGCAACCGGGAGATCGGGCAGATCACACTCAAGAAGGATCAG ATCGTGGTGCAGAAGGGTGAGGAGGTGAATGGTTATGTGAAAGTCTACACCGGCCGCAAAGTGGGGCTCTTCCCCGTGGACTTCCTGCAGGAGATCTGA
- the STAC3 gene encoding SH3 and cysteine-rich domain-containing protein 3 isoform X2: MTEKEVPEPPASPASGGKPKSRLQKLKQLFQRKPKEETAPEPQPNGELVSPSGGPIYYIYEEEEEEEEEEEPEPPPEPQKLVNDKPHKFKDHYFKKPKFCDVCARMIVLNNKFGLRCKNCKTNIHHHCQSYVEMQRCFGKIPPGFRRAYSSPLYSDQQYACVKELLSAANRSDPVFETLRTGVIMANKERKKGQDDKKNPLAAMMDEEPEATKPEGGKTEGGTSEGDKKTEKSPTDDKNKKPQPGIRGGYLQSHYFVALYRFKALEKDDLDFPPGEKITVVDDSNEEWWRGKIGEKIGYFPPNFIIRVRAGERVHKVTRSFVGNREIGQITLKKDQIVVQKGEEVNGYVKVYTGRKVGLFPVDFLQEI, encoded by the exons ATGACAGAGAAGGAAGTGCCAGAGCCACCAGCTTCACCTGCTTCAGGTGGGAAACCCAAGAGCCGG ctaCAGAAGCTGAAGCAACTTTTCCAGCGAAAGCCCAAGGAGGAGACAGCGCCAGAGCCGCAGCCCAATGGGGAGCTGGTCAGCCCCTCAGGGGGACCCATCTACTACATctatgaggaggaggaagaggaggaagaggaggaggagcctGAGCCCCCTCCCGAGCCCCAGAAACTTGTCAATGACAAACCCCACAAGTTCAAAGATCATTACTTCAAAAAGCCCAAGTTCTGTGATGTTTGTGCCCGCATGATTGTCC tcaACAACAAATTTGGCCTGAGGTGCAAGAACTGCAAAACCAACATCCACCACCACTGCCAGTCCTACGTGGAGATGCAGCGCTGCTTCGGCAAAATC ccccCAGGGTTTCGCCGGGCGTACAGCTCACCCCTCTACAGTGACCAGCAATATGCCTGCGTCAAGGAGCTGCTCT cagcagccaacaGGAGCGACCCTGTGTTTGAGACCCTGCGGACAGGCGTCATTATGGCCAACAAGGAGCGCAAGAAAGGGCAGGATGACAAGAAAAAC CCTTTGGCTGCTATGATGGATGAGGAACCAGAGGCCACGAAGCCAGAAGGGGGCAAAACCGAAGGCG GCACCTCTGAAGGGGACAAGAAGACTGAGAAGAGCCCAACAGATGACAAG aaCAAGAAGCCACAGCCAGGGATTCGTGGTGGCTATCTGCAGTCTCACTATTTTGTGGCACTTTATCGCTTCAAAGCCCTGGAGAAAGATGACCTGGATTTCCC GCCAGGGGAGAAGATCACGGTGGTTGATGACTCCAATGAGGAGTGGTGGCGG GGGAAGATTGGTGAAAAAATTGGCTACTTCCCTCCAAACTTCATCATCCGTGTGCGGGCAGGCGAGCGGGTGCACAAGGTGACACGCTCCTTCGTGGGCAACCGGGAGATCGGGCAGATCACACTCAAGAAGGATCAG ATCGTGGTGCAGAAGGGTGAGGAGGTGAATGGTTATGTGAAAGTCTACACCGGCCGCAAAGTGGGGCTCTTCCCCGTGGACTTCCTGCAGGAGATCTGA